Proteins found in one Oncorhynchus tshawytscha isolate Ot180627B linkage group LG25, Otsh_v2.0, whole genome shotgun sequence genomic segment:
- the pts gene encoding 6-pyruvoyl tetrahydrobiopterin synthase isoform X2, whose amino-acid sequence MAGIFLRVNTGEYIDNLLGLEIYTVIKMSRQADSRNEVAERIGYITRVQSFSACHRLHSPTLSDEVNKRIFGKCNNPNGHGHNYKEVTVRGKIDRHTGMVMNITDLKQHIEEVIMIPLDHKNLDKDVPYFANVVSTTENVAVYIWDNMVKQLPANLLYEVKIHETDKNIVVYRGE is encoded by the exons atggctggaatttTTTTGCGGGTAAATAcaggcgaatatattgataatCTCCTTGGCctagagatttacacggttatcaaaatgtcacgccagg CCGATTCAAGAAACGAAGTAGCAGAGCGCATTGGATATATCACACGAGTCCAGAGTTTCAGCGCGTGCCATCGATTGCACAG CCCAACGTTGAGTGATGAGGTAAACAAGAGGATATTTGGGAAGTGCAACAATCCCAATGGCCATGGACACAACTATAAAG AGGTGACGGTACGGGGAAAG ATCGATCGTCACACAGGCATGGTGATGAACATTACAGATCTGAAGCAACACATCGAG GAAGTCATCATGATTCCGTTGGACCATAAAAACCTGGATAAGGACGTCCCCTACTTTGCTAACGTTGTCAG CACAACAGAAAACGTGGCTGTATATATCTGGGACAACATGGTCAAGCAGCTACCAGCCAATCTTCTCTACGAGGTCAAGATTCACGAGACTGACAAGAACATTGTTGTATATCGAGGAGAATAG
- the pts gene encoding 6-pyruvoyl tetrahydrobiopterin synthase isoform X1 → MAGIFLRVNTGEYIDNLLGLEIYTVIKMSRQADSRNEVAERIGYITRVQSFSACHRLHSPTLSDEVNKRIFGKCNNPNGHGHNYKVEVTVRGKIDRHTGMVMNITDLKQHIEEVIMIPLDHKNLDKDVPYFANVVSTTENVAVYIWDNMVKQLPANLLYEVKIHETDKNIVVYRGE, encoded by the exons atggctggaatttTTTTGCGGGTAAATAcaggcgaatatattgataatCTCCTTGGCctagagatttacacggttatcaaaatgtcacgccagg CCGATTCAAGAAACGAAGTAGCAGAGCGCATTGGATATATCACACGAGTCCAGAGTTTCAGCGCGTGCCATCGATTGCACAG CCCAACGTTGAGTGATGAGGTAAACAAGAGGATATTTGGGAAGTGCAACAATCCCAATGGCCATGGACACAACTATAAAG taGAGGTGACGGTACGGGGAAAG ATCGATCGTCACACAGGCATGGTGATGAACATTACAGATCTGAAGCAACACATCGAG GAAGTCATCATGATTCCGTTGGACCATAAAAACCTGGATAAGGACGTCCCCTACTTTGCTAACGTTGTCAG CACAACAGAAAACGTGGCTGTATATATCTGGGACAACATGGTCAAGCAGCTACCAGCCAATCTTCTCTACGAGGTCAAGATTCACGAGACTGACAAGAACATTGTTGTATATCGAGGAGAATAG
- the pts gene encoding 6-pyruvoyl tetrahydrobiopterin synthase isoform X3 — MAQADSRNEVAERIGYITRVQSFSACHRLHSPTLSDEVNKRIFGKCNNPNGHGHNYKVEVTVRGKIDRHTGMVMNITDLKQHIEEVIMIPLDHKNLDKDVPYFANVVSTTENVAVYIWDNMVKQLPANLLYEVKIHETDKNIVVYRGE, encoded by the exons ATGGCACAAGCCGATTCAAGAAACGAAGTAGCAGAGCGCATTGGATATATCACACGAGTCCAGAGTTTCAGCGCGTGCCATCGATTGCACAG CCCAACGTTGAGTGATGAGGTAAACAAGAGGATATTTGGGAAGTGCAACAATCCCAATGGCCATGGACACAACTATAAAG taGAGGTGACGGTACGGGGAAAG ATCGATCGTCACACAGGCATGGTGATGAACATTACAGATCTGAAGCAACACATCGAG GAAGTCATCATGATTCCGTTGGACCATAAAAACCTGGATAAGGACGTCCCCTACTTTGCTAACGTTGTCAG CACAACAGAAAACGTGGCTGTATATATCTGGGACAACATGGTCAAGCAGCTACCAGCCAATCTTCTCTACGAGGTCAAGATTCACGAGACTGACAAGAACATTGTTGTATATCGAGGAGAATAG